TGGTTCTTCTTAGCGAGTTGCGTTCTATCCGCAAATAAAGATAAAACTCTTTTCAGAACAGATTTGTTCGGCCTCGAGAATTCTCCGAGGCCGGTCTATCTGCTCCCGCAAGTGTGATAGAGCAGTATTAAGATTCTTTAATTTTGTGGGTCTTTCTTCCTAAGAAGTAAAAGCAAGCCAGGGCGAGAAGTCCTGAAGTCCCCATCACTACGAGCATCGGATATTCCGTTCCATCGTGCAGAATACTTACAGCAGCAGTAGCTACTGCTCCGAATACCATTTGCAATGCTCCCATCAAAGCGGAAGCGCTTCCTGCGTTTTTAGAGAATGGTGCCATGGCCAATGCTGAGCAGTTTGGTACGATCAAACCGAATGCACTTACTAATAAGAAAATAAAGAAGAGCATAGGAATAAATCCGAATCCGAGCAAACTGGATGCGACCAAGCAAACAGAAAGTCCGATGAACGAAAACACCACTACCCTTACGATCGTGGCCGCTTCGAATTTTTTCAAGAGAAGTCGATTGATCTGACTGAACAAGATCAAACCGAATGCATTGAAGCTGAATACTAAACTATATTCAGTTTTTGTTAAGCCGTTTAAAACCATAAATACGAAGGGAGAACCTCCGATATAGGCGAACATTACGGAAGCAGCAAATCCGGAAGTTAGAACATAGACCCTGAATATAGGATTCTTAAAGACCTCGGCATATTCTTTTAAAACCGGGCCTAGTTTTAAGGAAATAGAATGATCTGCACCTTTCTTATCATCAAAAATATAAATGGAGAGAAGAAGAGTTAAGGCAGAGATGAGCGCTAAAGCGTAGAAGATCATATTCCAATTCGCGTAATTCAAAAGAATTCCGCCGACGGAGGGTGCCACTATGGGAGCAACGCCCATGACTAAAAGGATCTGAGAGAA
Above is a window of Leptospira semungkisensis DNA encoding:
- a CDS encoding multidrug effflux MFS transporter yields the protein MSKSSNTILIILLGILTAVGPFSIDMYLPGMDAIAKDFGTPISNVQLTLTSFFFGISFGQLFYGPIIDRFGRKTPLIYGLILYIVSSLACALSDSVWSLVFFRFLQSLGACAGMVIPRAVVRDVFSPHEGAKVFSQILLVMGVAPIVAPSVGGILLNYANWNMIFYALALISALTLLLSIYIFDDKKGADHSISLKLGPVLKEYAEVFKNPIFRVYVLTSGFAASVMFAYIGGSPFVFMVLNGLTKTEYSLVFSFNAFGLILFSQINRLLLKKFEAATIVRVVVFSFIGLSVCLVASSLLGFGFIPMLFFIFLLVSAFGLIVPNCSALAMAPFSKNAGSASALMGALQMVFGAVATAAVSILHDGTEYPMLVVMGTSGLLALACFYFLGRKTHKIKES